The following proteins come from a genomic window of Chaetodon auriga isolate fChaAug3 chromosome 16, fChaAug3.hap1, whole genome shotgun sequence:
- the map3k3 gene encoding mitogen-activated protein kinase kinase kinase 3 yields the protein MNERQALHSIMKDLVALQMTRRQPVLSYDSGKHKTPAQANRQDDVRIKFEFSGERRILMFGRPVQFEEIQQKVKTVFGQQLDLHYMNNELSIPLRGQDDLDKAIDLLDRSSNMKSIRILLLTQEHSNAHSPSHHAPCKQVRIKSSQSTGDVSTVYQPAEPRGRHLSTGSQNTGRSSPPPGYVPERQQRIARQGSYTSINSEGEFIPETSDQCVLDPWSSAENSVSGSCQSLDSNSDSPSLRKSRMHRAKSYPDNRQECSDRENHVYDRVAGKGGTYPRRYHVSLHHKDHSEGRRTFPRIRRPQGNLFTLVPSRRSLNGSEESLGSWQLVDAQGRLRPQDRSVAHKSPSAPMTWRRGKLLGQGAFGRVYLCYDVDTGRELAAKQVQFDPESPETSKEVSALECEIQLLKNLHHERIVQYYGCLRDHNEKTLTIFMEYMPGGSVKDQLKAYGALTENVTRKYTRQILEGMSYLHSNMIVHRDIKGANILRDSAGNVKLGDFGASKRLQTICMSGTGIRSVTGTPYWMSPEVISGEGYGRKADVWSLGCTVVEMLTEKPPWAEYEAMAAIFKIATQPTNPLLPSHISDQARDFTSCIFVEAKHRPSAEELLRHPFSQILC from the exons GACGATGTCAGGATAAAGTTTGAGTTctcaggagagaggag GATCCTGATGTTTGGACGGCCTGTGCAGTTCGAGGAAATCCAGCAGAAAGTTAAGACCGTCTTTGGCCAGCAGCTCGACCTGCATTATATGAACAATGAG TTGTCCATCCCCCTGCGAGGTCAGGACGACCTGGACAAGGCGATTGATCTGCTGGACCGAAGCTCCAACATGAAGAGCATCAGAATCCTGCTGCTCACTCAGGAGCACAGCAAT GCCCACTCCCCGTCCCACCATGCACCGTGCAAGCAAGTGAGGATCAAGTCCTCCCAGTCCACCGGAGACGTTAGCACGGTGTACCAACCCGCCGAGCCCAGGGGGCGCCACCTGTCAACAG GTTCTCAGAACACGGGGCGTAGCTCGCCGCCTCCTGGCTACGTGCCTGAACGCCAGCAGAGGATCGCCCGCCAAGGTTCATACACCAGCATAAACAGCGAGGGGGAGTTCATCCCCGAGACCAGCGATCAGTGT GTGCTGGATCCCTGGAGCAGTGCTGAAAACTCTGTCTCTGGAAGCTGTCAGTCTCTGGACAGTAACTCAGACAG CCCCTCGCTGAGGAAGTCTCGCATGCACAGAGCCAAGAGTTACCCTGATAATCGTCAGGAGTGCTCAG ACAGGGAGAATCACGTGTATGACAGGGTAGCAGGGAAAGGAGGCACCTATCCTCGTAGGTACCACGTCTCCCTGCACCATAAGGACCACAGTGAAG GCCGCCGAACGTTTCCTCGGATTCGTCGCCCCCAGGGGAACCTGTTCACTCTGGTGCCCTCACGGCGCTCGCTCAACGGCAGCGAGGAGAGCCTGGGCAGCTGGCAGCTGGTGGACGCTCAGGGCAGGCTCCGTCCTCAAGATCGCTCCGTCGCGCATAAGT ctcccAGTGCTCCGATGACGTGGCGGCGGGGGAAGCTCCTGGGCCAGGGAGCGTTTGGTCGGGTCTACCTGTGTTACGATGTGGATACTGGGCGGGAGCTGGCTGCCAAGCAAGTCCAGTTTGATCCTGAGAGTCCCGAGACCAGCAAG GAGGTCAGCGCTTTGGAGTGCGAAATCCAGCTGCTGAAGAATCTGCATCACGAGCGCATCGTTCAGTATTACGGCTGTCTGAGGGACCACAATGAGAAGACCCTCACAATTTTCATGGAGTACATGCCGGGG GGTTCAGTCAAAGACCAGCTGAAGGCCTACGGGGCgctgacagaaaatgtgacCCGGAAGTACACAAGACAGATCCTGGAGGGCATGTCGTATCTGCACAGCAACATGATCGTACACAGGGACATCAAAG GTGCCAACATCCTGCGGGATTCAGCGGGAAACGTGAAGCTCGGAGATTTCGGTGCCAGCAAGAGGCTGCAGACCATCTGCATGTCTGGCACCGGCATCCGCTCGGTGACCGGCACCCCCTACTGGATGAGCCCGGAGGTGATCAGTGGAGAGGGCTACGGCAGGAAGGCTGACGTGTG GAGCCTTGGCTGCACGGTGGTGGAGATGCTGACAGAAAAGCCTCCGTGGGCTGAATACGAGGCCATGGCGGCCATATTCAAGATCGCCACCCAGCCCACCAACCCGCTGCTGCCCTCGCACATCTCCGACCAGGCGCGGGACTTCACGAGCTGCATTTTTGTGGAGGCCAAACACAGGCCCAGTGCCGAGGAGCTGCTCAGACATCCCTTCTCCCAGATTCTGTGCTGA